The nucleotide sequence CGATTCCGACAGGCGTCTCGAAGCGATGGGTTCCGATCCCGATGCGGCCCAAATAGGCCAGCGTCACGGCGACGCCGATCGCTCCGTGGCCGCACATACCGAGATAACCGGCGTTGTTGAAAAAGATGACGCCGGTTGCGCAAGTCGGATCTTCGGGCTCGCACAGTAAAGCGCCCACCATCGCCTCCGAACCGCGAGGCTCCAAAATCACGGCGCGGCGGAAGTCATCGACCGTCGTGCGAAATCGTTGTAAGCGCTCGCGTAACGGACCTTGGCCGAGGTCCGGACCGCCGCTCAATACGACGCGAGTCGGCTCCCCTTCGGTATGCGAATCCACGACGCGAATGCCGGAATCGACGTCGTTCAATTGCCCGCTGCCGACCATGTGCTCCACCAGTGCTTAAACAGTTGCCATTGTTGCCGTGCAAACTCGCGCTGCGACGGACTGAGAGCATCCGTCTCGTTGAAGTTCAACTCGTACTCGGGGTTACCTTCCAAGACGAGAAGGTGCTTGTAGAAGAGCACCAAATCCGGCCCTTCGTCGAATTTCGAGAGAACATGCAGGGCCTCTTCGAGTTCGAGCGCGCGTCGGCGGGCCACGGCGTCTCCGGCCGCGGCTTGTTCGCATAAGGCGATCAGTCGCAGCACCGGCTTCGGCAGCGCATTCCCGATGCCCGTGATAGCTCCCACCGCTCCACAGCGCACGAAGCCGTGAAAGACTTGAGTATCGACGCCGACCATTAGCGCGAGCTCGGGATCGGCGCTCGTGATGAACTCAGCCGCATAGCTCAGCGATTCCGCACCGCCGAATTCTTTGAAGCCGACCAGATTACGATGCTCGCTTCGCAACTGCATGAACAAGTCGGCTTTGGTCTGAAAGCCGTAGTAGGGGCTGTTGTAGATCACGGCCGGAAGATCGCCGCCCGCTTTCAAGACCGCGGAGAAGTGCGACCGCTGCGCCGACGCCGAGCCCCCTCGCGACAACAATCGCGGTATCAGCATCAGGCCTGCAGCACCGACTTCTTGAGCGTGCGCCGCATGCTCCGCAGCAAGCTTCGGATTCTGGGCCCCGGTGCCGACGACGACCGGCACCCCCGCCTCGACCAGCCGACGCACTCCCTCTTGCCGTTGTCGATCGGTGAGGAGCGGCCAATCTCCCATCGACCCGCAATAGACCACGG is from Planctomycetia bacterium and encodes:
- a CDS encoding dihydrodipicolinate synthase family protein — encoded protein: MSSSDLFRGCMPALMTPCFPDRSVNYEALVRKARELIDVGMRAVVYCGSMGDWPLLTDRQRQEGVRRLVEAGVPVVVGTGAQNPKLAAEHAAHAQEVGAAGLMLIPRLLSRGGSASAQRSHFSAVLKAGGDLPAVIYNSPYYGFQTKADLFMQLRSEHRNLVGFKEFGGAESLSYAAEFITSADPELALMVGVDTQVFHGFVRCGAVGAITGIGNALPKPVLRLIALCEQAAAGDAVARRRALELEEALHVLSKFDEGPDLVLFYKHLLVLEGNPEYELNFNETDALSPSQREFARQQWQLFKHWWSTWSAAGN